The window tttttttttttacacgcaGCTTCAGTTAAACTATTTGgattaaaaaggaaaagcagcCCTAAAAGCAGTCGCCACGCGCACCTGAGTCAGGCGGGGCTTGTCATGTGCGCCCCAATCGGTGACGTTCTTTTCACATACAAACTAAATAATACATAAACTAAATCTTGATCCTtataaattagaaataaaattacatttgaagCTACGtgtaaacatttctttttttccccccgtgtTTTTGCGAAGCCTCACGGTCttcccaaaaacacacactgccaGTCGTACACTGCCTGTCGTTACCAGTGTACGACTGGTGTTGTTGCCAGTGTACGATGTCTTAATGTTGGTATGGATGGATACCATTTTCAGGGATGTGgcttttttcccctcatctcTTCTGGCTTTCTTGAACATTGAGCGTTCCACTGTTTTGGTTTCCTGATGTTTTGCGTCCCTGATCACATCCCTGATGCTCATTCCACACATTTGTGTGTCAACCTCTCAGACGTCTCGATGAACGCTTTCATAGGTTGATTTGTTGGTGGGGTCACGTTGGAAAACATCATTTAACCACTGACAGTGTCTTCATTAATTCATCCTAGACTTGTGCCTGGACCTGTCCAACTGTAACACCTTTATTTGGTTGTTCCAGACATGTTTTATCATTGACATTAGTTTACTCACTTTGCTCTTAAATTCGCTGCTGTTGACTCGGAACAAAatatggtttgttttgtttttttataagaTCTCAACACTGCTTTAGTGAGTAGTTTGTCATACATGATAAAACTGTCTGGAGCGGCATAATTTGATTTGTACGAaacctttgttgttgtttttttttcccccagtcaATTTGTGTACAAATGGTCACAAATATTATGAATGCTATTATGAATGTTGAGTAATGTggttgagttttgttttttttgtcaggtcATCTTTGTGGATTTGGcggggggtgaggggtgggaTAATATGTCGAAAACAAAGATTGAATAGCTTAACAGGTGAAAAATTAgggtgtgtttaaaaaaaaggtgaggTTTTGGATACAAAATAGTAGTTTATGGATTTGGCATTTTCAAAATtgatttaaatagaaaaatatgaaCACGGTGAAGTGAAACTAGTATTTTGGCCGAACTGCTCCTGTTTCCACTGAGCATAACTAAATTCAATCGGGTCTTAATTTGTTGTTCTAACAGTCGCCCTCTGTTGGGTGATTTGAGCCAAACATAATGATGAGCTCTTTGAATTCCTCCAGTAACTCGTTGCTCGTTACAGCAGTATTTCCTTTGTTACACCAGTAAACAACATATTTCAAATCCTAAATTGGCTCCCAGATATTTTCAGTGTCTCTTTGGATGATGTTCTGacacttttcctttttacaATGTGGACCGAAAGGGAGTGGTAATGCGGTGATTCTGAATGGGATCACAAAATCAATATACCGTATTTAccttgtttctttgttgttgtttgctttttatttggttgggtttgttttttttggggggggggccctCAAACTTTTTTCCAACCCCATTTTGGACATGACCTTTTTGGTGCCATCAGAATGAAGTTCAGTGATTGTTACTGCAAAATgtcattgttcatttttttatttctttcacttttcttGACCAGTGAGATGCAGTAAAGAGGCCCAAGCTATCAACAAATTTTGTTTATCACTCTGTTCTCTACTGTTGTAACATGGAAATACATGTGGGGGCATGGAATTCAATAAATTGAacttaaatttatattttcttgtgtGTTCTTTGACATCTCTGCCATGATAAATGCTGTCAGTCAAAATAATTGATGTGTGAACTGGGATGGCAGCAGCCACATTCCACCTTTAGTCATCTCAACTAATTTTACTTATTCCATACACTGAGTATAGGAGAATAGGCTGAGTTTGAAGTCCACCTCAAGTCTTTTCTGAAAATCCACAGCCTTCCTCATGATATTTGATACTTGATTTATCCTGAAGGAAATTGAGTACAGTATTGTAATCCCGAAGCCTAAGTAGGACAACATCTTACACATCTTGGCCGAcacagaaaaatttttttaagtcTATGAAATATGAATGTAGGAATTTAGGCTCATGGTGTCTATCATTAACCTAAGAAGGGCTGTTgataattttttcattatttaaaaaaatgtttttttgatccTGCATACATCCACACAGGAACAAATAAAtccaaataaacacacaaatacacaaagagacaagTACACCTAGGAGACGACACAAGGGCCCTTAAATTTACTCAACAGTTTGACCTTGAATGTGTTCAGGCTAATTCGCGGCACCCTTTCTGCACACTCTGATTACGTCATAGTTCTCTGCCAATCCTGAGCCACAGAACACAAAATCCCGCCTTCAGCCCCTCCCTAAATTCCGAACAGCAAATAGCGTCAGGATAGGGAAGCGAAGCAGCTAGAAATCCACGCCCCTTTTATTCTACACGCGGATCAGTTGCTTGACAGACGTCTCAGCCAATCATGTTTGAGAATCACGACCAGATATCCAATCATTATCTGTCCTGACTGAAGAGGCGGGCCGTAAACGGCTTGCATTTCTTCTTCGTTGGTTTCTTGTGATTCGATTTCCGACTGATCGTCCTCTGGAAACCACAACGTGAGTTTTTACAGGCAGCTGCGTGTTTTATTCCACAGAATGTTTAACTGGTTCGGCTGCTTCTATTTTATAGGCCGCTCTTTGTTTTGCTTCGTGAGCCGCAGCTCTGTGTTTTCAGGCCGGCTGACAAGCTATAGCAAGCAGGTTCATCCCTACACGGAACGATGCTACAGTGCTAGCTTTGCTAACTTAAGGGGCAGTCGGTTTAATTACCCCCTTGTTTCTGTCTCCCAGTATGGGCAGTGTCCTGGCCTCCAGcgcccccagccccccaccaccagcctCAGGCATGGCTGGGGTCCCGGGGTTGACTGTCCCACCAGGCTTCAGTTTGCCTCTGATCTCCCCAACGGTGTCCCCGACCGAGGCAGCCACAGggcagcagcaggaggcagAAAACACTTTGCCCAACCCGGGGGCATTTGATGAGTGTCATCGCAAGTGTAAAGGTAAAGGGAGCACTACTGAGTATTTGAGGGAAACACCACAgtattttaattaactttacAAATGAACCTCTAGGTTGAAGTTGTGTGAatgtaatgtatgtatgtaatgtaaACACAAGTGATGGTCAGATATGTGATTAAGATAAACAAACTGAAGATAAAAGGACATTTCTTGGAGATCAGTCATAAAtaatcttgttttcttttcacatctGCATCAAAAAGTTGTAATGTGATGTTTTtgagttgattttatttcatggtCCTGTATCTTGAGTACTGCACAAGGGCATCCTGTGATGTTGATGTATAATGCAGTCCTAATAAATGTAGATTTAAGTTGCACAGTGAGGACAATGAGGCTCTGGATATATcaaatgaatggaatgaataCAGACCAACAGAACAAGGCCTGTTCTccagcttttttttattgtaattttccTAATCAAGCAGTGTTTTCCTTCTCAGAGGTTTTTCCTATGCAGATGGAAGGAGTCCGATTAGTTGTCAACAAAGCCATTAGCAACCACTTCCAGGTCAGTAAAGTTAACAATTATGTTATAAGTACCAACAATCTTTTTTGCACACTTTCTCCTTTGACTTTATGTCAGATTCTATTGTGTCTCAACAATGCTGCTATGGATCACAGGTGTGTTTGAGGTGTATATGTTGAATGTCATCCTCTTAAACCTTCTTTAAGGTCAGTCACAATGTGCTGCTGAGCACTTTGGGAGATTCCTCCTATAGCTTTGGTGCCACATACGTTGGATCGAAACAGATGGGCCCAGCAGAGGTACGCGGCTGTACAGTTACTGTGTTTCCTATTTATACAATTTCTTAGTATATAACTTATACAAATGCTCTGTCCTTTTGATCAGTTTTTTCCAGTCATGGTGGGAGACATGGACAACAATGGCAGCCTTAACGCTCAGATCATCCACCAGATCTCCAAAAGAATACGATCCAAAGTGGCTTTCCAGGTAACATGTCGTCCTCTTTTCTCCTGCAGGGACACGATGATCTATCCTTGGTTGTTTTGTCAAGAAAAACTTCACCGACCCTCTAACCTGCCACcatcagaaaatgtttcagCCTAGAAAACCTTGCCAACCTTGACTAGAAAAAGTGCACAGAATGATGGAAAACTCCAAGCAAATCCATCTGATATTAAATGACCAAATATGTTTGGAAGAAAGTTATTCAAATCCAAACTTACATTATGTTTACTGTgaaaatgcaagaaaaaacaagaagagtTTCTCAGTATGACATGAGTTCGACTGGCTTCCAAGAGTCACATGAAGATACTCTCCCAAACTTCATATATTTACCAGAAGAATCTGTTAAGACCTAAATTCATATCAGGACCACATGCCCCCAGTCTCCACTGTTCACCAGTGCTAACCCAAACAAACTAAACTAGTTGTATCCACTAGTTCAGAACCATCTAGAGAGAACACAAGTTTTGGGATTTTGTTCTGTGGAGGTTAAACTAAGTTTTGATGCATCTGGGTCAGCagacatctggaggaggaagagataaGCATCTGCTAAAAAGAACATCCTTACTGGATTATGTCACGTCATAGCAGCGAGCAGGTCTTTAAAAATACAGCATAAATGTTGGGTCATGTTTAGTCAGCAGTCATCAGTACAAGTTGGAAAGTTGAAACTGTTCTTCTTTGATTAGTGGTAGAAACTCATCATTTAACCATCGAGCAAACTGTACATAGAAAACAGTTCCGTTGTGTTTTTAACTTTGTCCACGTGTGTCACGCCTTCAGACGAAACAGAACAAGTTTGTCAACTGGCAAGGTGATGCTGAGGTCAGGGGGGAGGATTTTACTGCAACGATCACACTGGGAAACCCTGATGTACTGGCGGGCTCAGGTAGGTCACCTGTCTGGTAGGTCGCCTGTGGTCTGCATGTGGACAATGTGACCCCTAAGACGAAAACACCTGTGTCCATCCCCCCTCAGGCGCTGTTGTAGCACACTACCTCCAGTCCATCACGCCGGCTCTGGCTCTGGGAGGGGAGCTGGTTTACCACCGCCGGCCCGGGGAGGAGGGCTCAGTCATGTCTTTAGTAGGAAGGTACACAGGTGAGACGCAGTCGGCTGGGAACACGTCTGCTGAAGCAGTGGATCCACTGGGGTCCATCCTGGTATTCACTGgttcattttctcctttttcagGCAGTAATTCCATCACCACACTGACGCTCGGCTCGGCGGGGGCTCACGCTTCCTACTATCACAAAGCCAATGAGCGGGTAACCTTCATCACTTCCTGGTCTTACCTAGAAATGGAGTGTGAATGCAGTAGAAACCTCCACATACCAGTTTAATGTGTTCTGTGACTGAGAgtcaaaacatgtcaaacatttctccttttaaaagaactaaaatcattttaatccattccagtcttgtaaaaagccccaaaccctctaaattataaaataataataattttatcaaccaatagacatgtagactttacctgtggataattaattaaatgcACTGTAAGGAGTGGCCCAAAATCTCATTGtactatgtatagtgacaataaaggctttctattccataagttacataaacaatgataaagtatgagaaaaaacaaaacgtaaAAGTCTCGAGAACACAGGAGCtgcgtctttactccaccaacgagaacgagatccggtctcagctgatgtatccatccgccaactagtgcAGGTATCTCAAAGCAGGACTCGtctctcaaataactcgtatctcgaggtactgcTGTAGTCTTTCTGTGCAGATGGTGTTTGTAGTTTTTCTCTCAGTGCTGATGGTGTTTGTAGTTTTTCTCTCAGTGCTGATGGTGTTTGTAGTTTTTCTCTCAGTGCTGATGGTGTTTGTAgtttttctctctgtgctgATGGTGTTTGTCATCTATTACTGAGATCTAACATTTGCTGCTCTCAACAGCTGCAGCTCGGCGTGGAGTTTGAAGCGAGCAGCCGCATGCAGGACACCAGCATGTCATTTGGTTACCAGCTAGATGTGCCTGAAGCCAATTTACAGTTTAAAGGTATGGTGTGTGTTAACTCTGAAAGGGGTAAGCCATTCAGAACCACAGCCGAACTGTGGACGGGGAGATGTTACCTGACTCCGGAGTGAGTCACATACGagtttaataatttttaataataatttttaaatgattaaaattggttattaaaattgttaaaatgtatttaattttaacaatttcatattaatagttaatattttatttataaaatcttGACAATAGTAATAATTTTCAAACTAATAACGCGTAcgctcatcacacacacacctctggtcATTTAGACCTGAATGTTTAATGACCACCTCAGGATCAAATATTCAGGCTCTGTAAGGCAAAGTTTGACACTTTGATTTCTATTACACTTAAAATCccgtgtgtttctgtttgcatGAAGGTTCAATATGaaaatcttatttaaaaaaatctttatttttggtggcacttttttttttattccctgaaATAGTAACCCCACCAGTCATGATGAAAACAGGCCACCTGCATTTTCCTCAGGAGTATAGATTTTGGAGAAAAATAGAGAAGGCTATTGCTTTGTGAAATTGTTGAGTTCATAGATTTTCAagccattaaaaagaaaaaaattgtcctCATTGTGTTGCTTTTTCAAAGGGCGGTCTTCAAATATGAAAATGCAGTTATTTACTCTGTCATAAAACATGTTACATCAGCATGTGTTCTTGCAGACATTTATTTTGTCCTCCTGCTGTCCTCTCAGGTTCGCTGGACAGTAACTGGATAGTTGGTGCAACGTTGGAGAAGAAGCTGCTCCCGCTGCCGCTCTCACTCGTCCTCTGCACATTCCTCAACCACAACAAGAACAAGTTCCAGTGCGGTTTTGGAATCACCATCGGTTAGACCGAGCCGAGTCTGAAGACCAACTCCATAGATCAGACAGACTGACTACTAACAAGCAGATACTTACTTGTATCTCCCATCAAATAAATCTGCTGTTGTCATGTGGTTGGTTTTTGCTAACGCTTCCTCAGATGGGCTCGTTATAATTTAAGTGAAATGAATTCAACCCTGCAGGATGAAACGTCTAATCAAAGCGCGACGTGATCGTTCAGGCTTTTGTTGACTGACagaggttgttgttttgttttgtgtcggATTTCAGTGCCTGTTGCTGcagaattaatttttattaactGTAAAATCTGTCTGTTTGCAGTGAATGAAGATGTTTGTTTTAACTGGTTACAGACAAGTTTACCAGCTATCTAAAAGGACTGTACTGTACTGCATGTCACCATCACTGTCCATCTGTTTTGCCTTTTTATGTCACACATGGAGCGGTATAAAGGACCTGTACATAGCTCTTGAACTGAGATAAATACCATTTCTTATGAAAACTGCATGtcttcatttctttctgttctgcTCATCTATATTGGAATCAGattttacaaaatacataaagGCTTCTGTTCACAATCCTCATCAACCTCAACTGGGCACACGATTACAAGACCATAAATTAAACTGAACCTGTGTTAGAGTGAAAAAAGATGAACAAGTTCACTGCTGGGATCTATGACACGTCTGTCACCTCACAAGATCAAAAGGACACGTGGGTTTGGATCTGGGTtccatcctcacctcctctAACTCATTTTTCTATTGAGGGGTCATGAGAAAAACTGGAGCCCCCGGTCAGAGCAAACGGGTGAATGCAGCATGTTTATAACTGTCTGCTCACATTAGTTTTGCATTCTTCACTCTATTCTTCAACCTGGtaacttatttttaaatgaatgtcaaataaaaatctCAACAAACTTGAATCCAAACTGTTTTTATGATATCGGTGGTTATAAATGTAGTAATACTGAGTCATAGGTTAATGTAGCTTTATGAACGTCCTCTTTAATTGAAGTCGTAGTACAAAAGTCactgaaaaattatttgttcgtatttatttttttagagtaAGCATTTCAGACGAATCAGATAAATACTTGTCGTGTGGTGAAATCTGTTTACAGCTCAGTGAACATTTCCTCGACAGCGGCCAGCTGAGCCTTCAGCTCCTGGGACCTGGCGTCCAGCTTGGCCCTCAGCTCCTCTCCGAACGGAGCCAGGCTCTCCTGGAGCTCCTTGGCTCTCTGGGTAAACTGGATCTCGAAGTTTTGGGCCAGGGGCAACATAATCTTCTGAAACTCATCGAAGCTCTGCTCCATTTCCTGCTTCATCTTGCTGGTGTAGGGAACCATCTGGGCCTGCAGCTCGTTCACTCGCAGGTCTACCTGCTTCTTCAGCTCCTCGCTCCTCTGCAGCAGAATGGCCCTCAGGGCCTCAGGATCCATGGCCTCAGCGTAAGGCACCGTGtccttcttcagctcctccacttGCTCCTGGAGCTTTGACACCATGTCCATGTAGGGCTGCAGGTTGTCATTCACGGTGGCCAGATTCTTGTCCAGACTAGCCTTCAGCTGCTCCGCCTCCTGAGAAAAGCGAGTCATGAAGTTCTCCTTCAGAGGAGCCACCTGACTTTGCAGAGCAGCGATGTAGTGATTCACTGTGTCAGCACTCTGGGAGATCCTGGTGCTGAAAGACACACCACCGGTTACCAAACAGAAGCAGGCGTTTCTCAAATCTTCTACCTACCAATCTGAGGCTTACTTCATTTCCTGTCCCAGCTCAGACTGTCTGATCTGCTCTAGGGACTCTTCAGCAGTGAGTCTCATTCTAGCTACATGTTCCCAAAATGCATCTTTCACCACATCAAGATTGCTCTTGGGCTCCTGCCACAGAATGTTTGCATTGCAGGCTGTGGAAGAAAAATATAGTCCGATTTAGAACCGGTAGAACTCTAGTGTTAGTTGTAGTTTGGTGTGGGATTATAGAATTAACAGCTTCTAGTTCAAATTAGAACTTCACTCACCAGAGAAAGCTGCCAGAGCGAGAACCACAAGCACCTTCATGACTGGTTTTGACTCTGTTGACCacagaagacagaaaaagtATAACCTGACACCTTTTGTTTGGAATGAATTCCTGTAAGTAGTTCCAGTAATAATAAATTGCGTTACCTTTCAGACGCAGCTGGTTTCACCTTCACCCCGTGTCTGATGGCTAGTGGCGTGTAGACGTCTGACGGAGCTTTTATACCCGCACTGGAGGGTAAAGTCCTTCTCAGGGTGCCCTGCTGGACGGGTTCTTGTCACTGCTGTCACTCCACATCATGCTGTTATTGCTGTGATTAATATTCACTATGATATAAACTGGTTTATTTGTTTAAACCCACATGCAGTGGGTACAGAGAT of the Antennarius striatus isolate MH-2024 chromosome 14, ASM4005453v1, whole genome shotgun sequence genome contains:
- the tomm40l gene encoding mitochondrial import receptor subunit TOM40B, which gives rise to MGSVLASSAPSPPPPASGMAGVPGLTVPPGFSLPLISPTVSPTEAATGQQQEAENTLPNPGAFDECHRKCKEVFPMQMEGVRLVVNKAISNHFQVSHNVLLSTLGDSSYSFGATYVGSKQMGPAEFFPVMVGDMDNNGSLNAQIIHQISKRIRSKVAFQTKQNKFVNWQGDAEVRGEDFTATITLGNPDVLAGSGAVVAHYLQSITPALALGGELVYHRRPGEEGSVMSLVGRYTGSNSITTLTLGSAGAHASYYHKANERLQLGVEFEASSRMQDTSMSFGYQLDVPEANLQFKGSLDSNWIVGATLEKKLLPLPLSLVLCTFLNHNKNKFQCGFGITIG
- the LOC137607703 gene encoding apolipoprotein A-IV-like, with the protein product MKVLVVLALAAFSACNANILWQEPKSNLDVVKDAFWEHVARMRLTAEESLEQIRQSELGQEMNTRISQSADTVNHYIAALQSQVAPLKENFMTRFSQEAEQLKASLDKNLATVNDNLQPYMDMVSKLQEQVEELKKDTVPYAEAMDPEALRAILLQRSEELKKQVDLRVNELQAQMVPYTSKMKQEMEQSFDEFQKIMLPLAQNFEIQFTQRAKELQESLAPFGEELRAKLDARSQELKAQLAAVEEMFTEL